The following are from one region of the Bradyrhizobium septentrionale genome:
- a CDS encoding cyclic nucleotide-binding domain-containing protein — MRKVLFIFGVLNDSDIEWMARAGARRGIGRQDVLIDEGVPISSIVLLLQGRMGVSVSGIGEIAQLEAGDFVGEMSLIDSAPPSATVAAKADSVALFLDKQLLMRKLAGDHAFASRFYRALAILLSDRLRATERRMAYGEQETGLGDEATRLKDELDPAVLDQVSIAGERFDRLLKLVEEVAMKGARS; from the coding sequence ATGCGCAAGGTCCTCTTCATATTCGGCGTTCTGAATGACTCCGACATCGAGTGGATGGCCCGTGCCGGCGCCCGCCGCGGCATCGGGCGACAGGACGTCCTGATCGATGAAGGCGTGCCGATCTCGTCGATCGTCCTGCTGTTGCAAGGACGGATGGGCGTGAGCGTGTCCGGCATCGGCGAGATCGCCCAGCTCGAGGCGGGCGACTTCGTCGGTGAGATGTCGCTGATCGATTCAGCGCCGCCCTCGGCCACGGTGGCTGCGAAGGCCGATTCGGTTGCCCTGTTCCTGGACAAGCAGCTCCTGATGCGAAAGCTCGCGGGAGATCACGCCTTTGCCAGCCGCTTTTATCGCGCGCTGGCCATCCTGCTGTCGGACCGCCTGCGCGCCACCGAGCGCAGGATGGCTTATGGCGAGCAGGAAACCGGACTTGGGGACGAGGCGACGCGGTTGAAGGACGAGCTTGATCCTGCCGTGCTCGACCAGGTGTCGATCGCGGGCGAGCGATTCGACCGCCTGCTCAAGCTGGTGGAGGAGGTCGCGATGAAGGGCGCCAGATCCTGA
- the dusA gene encoding tRNA dihydrouridine(20/20a) synthase DusA, whose translation MKYKFSIAPMMDWTDRHCRVFHRLMSRRARLYTEMLTTGAVIHGDRARLLGFDASEHPVALQLGGSVPRDLATAATIGEEFGYDEINLNVGCPSDRVKDGRFGACLMAEPALVAEGVAAMKRAVKVPVTVKCRIGIDDQDPEVALDTLARGVIAAGADALVVHARKAWLNGLSPKENRDIPPLDYDRVYRLKAALPDVPVIINGGITSLAEAKQHLAHVDGVMLGRAAYQEPWRLLSVDSELFGEASPHATMKDVFAAMLPYIERQLAEGTRLHSIARHFVGAFHGVPGARAFRRHLAENGVRPGADIDVLRDAIARVDDRAPAAVAA comes from the coding sequence ATGAAATACAAATTCTCCATTGCCCCGATGATGGATTGGACTGATAGGCATTGCCGCGTCTTCCATCGCCTGATGTCGCGGCGGGCGCGGCTTTATACGGAGATGCTGACGACGGGCGCCGTGATCCATGGCGACCGGGCGCGGCTGCTCGGCTTCGATGCCAGCGAGCATCCGGTGGCGCTGCAGCTCGGCGGTTCCGTTCCGCGCGATCTTGCGACCGCAGCAACGATCGGCGAGGAGTTTGGCTACGACGAGATCAATCTCAATGTCGGCTGTCCCTCGGATCGGGTGAAGGATGGCCGCTTTGGTGCCTGTTTGATGGCGGAGCCCGCGCTGGTCGCCGAAGGCGTTGCGGCGATGAAGCGCGCGGTGAAGGTCCCCGTCACGGTGAAATGCCGGATCGGTATCGACGATCAGGATCCGGAAGTCGCGCTCGATACGCTCGCCCGCGGCGTGATTGCCGCCGGCGCGGACGCGCTCGTCGTGCACGCACGCAAGGCCTGGCTGAACGGCTTGTCGCCGAAGGAGAACCGCGACATCCCGCCGCTCGACTATGATCGCGTCTATCGCCTCAAGGCGGCGCTGCCGGATGTGCCCGTCATCATCAACGGCGGCATCACGAGCCTCGCCGAGGCCAAACAGCATCTGGCGCATGTCGATGGCGTGATGCTGGGGCGGGCGGCCTATCAGGAGCCGTGGCGGTTGCTGTCAGTCGATTCCGAGCTGTTCGGCGAAGCTTCGCCGCACGCGACGATGAAGGACGTGTTCGCGGCGATGCTGCCCTATATCGAGCGGCAACTGGCCGAAGGCACGCGGCTGCATTCGATCGCGCGCCATTTCGTCGGTGCCTTCCACGGCGTGCCCGGCGCGCGTGCCTTCCGCAGGCATCTGGCCGAGAACGGCGTTCGGCCGGGCGCTGACATCGACGTGCTGCGCGATGCGATCGCGCGTGTTGACGATCGCGCGCCTGCGGCGGTCGCGGCCTGA